The following coding sequences are from one Nicotiana tomentosiformis chromosome 3, ASM39032v3, whole genome shotgun sequence window:
- the LOC104112588 gene encoding transcription factor TCP5: protein MNSSGNNFQAKQESGGTNNSKLLTSKATTSTSSRQWGGFKNPRIVRVSRTFGGKDRHSKVCTIRGLRDRRIRLSVPTAIQLYDLQDRLGLSQPSKVVDWLIEATKHEIDKLPPLQIPPGYFAQFQGDHHFDAANLRAKSKVIDTDTVYGKNKSIASNEQENQEEIGGYVPQISAQSFFPLVNKSPNLPGLINSSMPFNSYYPWEPNSNLSLAHFGQPQIEESSQNNFPLSLASSLSLPSGSQLYFNPTATTFSPMISPYMTNYPIESDPRAQLNHFHFLSSSSQHVLPNPSVPTLNLIKPFSLNDNPRWIHSREDEDDSQPHEGGDN from the coding sequence ATGAATTCAAGTGGAAACAATTTTCAGGCGAAGCAAGAATCTGGTGGAACCAACAATAGTAAATTATTGACCTCAAAGGCTACTACATCAACAAGTTCAAGGCAGTGGGGAGGCTTTAAAAATCCAAGAATTGTACGTGTATCGCGTACTTTTGGTGGAAAAGATAGACACAGTAAAGTCTGCACAATAAGGGGTCTTAGAGATAGAAGAATTAGACTTTCAGTGCCCACTGCAATTCAATTGTATGATCTTCAAGACAGACTTGGTCTCAGCCAACCTAGCAAAGTTGTAGATTGGTTAATTGAAGCCACTAAACATGAAATCGATAAGCTTCCACCATTACAGATACCACCAGGATACTTCGCTCAGTTCCAAGGCGATCATCATTTTGATGCAGCTAATTTGAGAGCAAAATCTAAGGTAATTGATACGGACACAGTATATGGAAAAAACAAGTCTATTGCTTCAAATGAGCAAGAAAACCAAGAAGAAATTGGAGGTTATGTTCCTCAAATTTCAGCTCAGAGTTTCTTTCCATTAGTCAATAAATCTCCTAATTTACCAGGCCTGATAAACAGCAGCATGCCTTTCAATTCCTACTATCCATGGGAGCCTAATTCGAACTTGTCTTTAGCTCATTTTGGACAACCCCAAATAGAAGAATCGTCCCAAAACAATTTTCCTTTATCATTGGCATCATCCTTGTCTTTGCCTTCAGGTTCTCAATTATACTTTAATCCAACAGCTACAACATTTTCACCTATGATATCTCCTTATATGACCAATTATCCCATTGAAAGTGATCCGAGGGCGCAGTTGAACCATTTCCATTTCTTAAGCTCAAGTTCACAACACGTCCTTCCAAATCCATCAGTGCCAACTCTTAACTTGATCAAACCCTTCAGTCTGAATGACAATCCAAGATGGATTCATTCAAGAGAAGATGAGGATGATAGCCAACCACATGAAGGCGGCGACAATTAA